A portion of the Krasilnikovia cinnamomea genome contains these proteins:
- a CDS encoding RNA-guided endonuclease InsQ/TnpB family protein, translating into MQLRYRYRVYPDAAQRTALAQAFGCARVVFNDGLRLRQQAREAGEKYISDGDLSKRVITQAKDTEERAWLCEVSAVVLQQALADLNTAYRNYFASVTGKRKGRKVAPPRYRSRKDNRQAIRFTRNSRFKVLDNGRLRLPKIGDVPVRWSRDLPSEATSVTVIKDAADRYFASFVVTTTENETLPPVESEVGIDLGLMHFAVMSDGATVTAPKFLRRAARKLKRLQQDLSRKEKGSNRRRKAVMKVARAHARVADTRRDWQHKLSTAIIRDNQAVYVEDLAVAGLGRTRLAKSVHDAGWASFTTMLQYKAQRYGRTFARVDRYFPSTRMCSDCGRINEKMPLDVRAWHCPCGSHQDRDLNAAINIKAAGQADFNDRRAQVRPGLVPAPRSEAVTHQNAARATRSVAGIAVP; encoded by the coding sequence GTGCAGCTCCGTTACCGCTACCGGGTTTACCCGGACGCCGCCCAGCGCACCGCGCTGGCGCAGGCGTTCGGGTGTGCCCGGGTGGTTTTCAACGACGGGCTGCGGCTGCGTCAGCAGGCCCGCGAGGCGGGCGAGAAGTACATCTCCGACGGCGACCTGTCGAAGCGGGTCATCACGCAGGCCAAGGACACCGAGGAACGGGCCTGGCTCTGCGAGGTGTCAGCCGTGGTGTTGCAGCAGGCCCTGGCAGACTTGAACACGGCGTACCGCAACTACTTCGCCTCGGTCACCGGCAAGCGCAAGGGCCGCAAGGTCGCCCCGCCCCGGTACCGGTCCCGCAAGGACAACCGGCAGGCCATCCGGTTCACCAGGAATTCCCGGTTCAAGGTTCTCGACAACGGCCGCCTGCGACTGCCGAAGATCGGCGACGTGCCGGTCCGCTGGTCGCGTGACCTGCCGTCCGAGGCCACCTCAGTCACCGTGATCAAGGACGCGGCCGATCGATATTTCGCCTCGTTCGTCGTCACCACGACCGAGAACGAGACACTGCCGCCGGTCGAGTCCGAGGTCGGCATCGATCTGGGCCTGATGCACTTTGCGGTCATGTCCGACGGCGCAACGGTGACTGCGCCGAAGTTCCTGCGCCGCGCGGCCCGCAAACTCAAGCGGTTGCAGCAGGACCTGTCTCGCAAGGAGAAGGGCAGCAACCGTCGCAGGAAAGCCGTCATGAAGGTCGCCAGGGCACACGCCCGAGTGGCCGACACCCGGCGGGACTGGCAGCACAAGCTCTCCACGGCGATCATCCGCGACAACCAAGCGGTGTACGTCGAGGACCTTGCCGTAGCCGGACTCGGCCGGACCCGGCTCGCCAAGAGCGTCCACGACGCCGGGTGGGCCAGCTTCACCACCATGCTGCAGTACAAAGCTCAGCGGTACGGGCGCACGTTCGCCCGGGTGGACCGGTACTTCCCGTCCACCCGGATGTGTTCCGACTGCGGCCGGATCAACGAGAAAATGCCACTCGACGTCCGGGCGTGGCACTGCCCGTGCGGCAGTCATCAAGACCGGGACCTCAACGCCGCCATCAACATCAAGGCCGCCGGACAGGCGGACTTCAACGACCGTCGAGCGCAGGTAAGACCAGGACTTGTACCGGCACCGCGCAGTGAAGCGGTAACCCACCAGAACGCCGCGCGTGCCACGCGCAGCGTGGCTGGAATCGCCGTCCCTTAG
- the tnpA gene encoding IS200/IS605 family transposase: MAEVQRICTGRHQVFADRHLTGMEAIMRDICADFEAELVEFNGENNHVHLLVNFPPKVAVARLVNCLKGVSLRRLRQEFPDLVRHYYRRTKLWSARTSQAPSAAHS; this comes from the coding sequence ATGGCTGAGGTTCAACGCATCTGCACAGGCAGGCACCAGGTGTTCGCCGATCGGCACTTGACCGGCATGGAGGCGATCATGCGTGACATCTGCGCCGACTTCGAGGCCGAGCTGGTCGAGTTCAACGGCGAGAACAACCACGTGCACCTGCTGGTCAACTTCCCGCCTAAGGTGGCCGTGGCCCGGCTGGTCAACTGCCTCAAGGGGGTATCTTTGCGGCGGCTGCGGCAGGAGTTCCCCGACCTGGTGCGCCACTACTACCGGCGTACAAAACTCTGGTCGGCTCGTACTTCGCAGGCTCCGTCGGCGGCGCACTCCTGA
- the smc gene encoding chromosome segregation protein SMC, whose amino-acid sequence MHLKSLTVKGFKSFASATTLRLEPGITCVVGPNGSGKSNVVDAIAWVLGEQGAKALRGGKMEDVIFAGTAGRAPLGRAEVTLTIDNGDGALPIDYTEVSITRRMFRSGESEYEINGSQCRLLDIQELLSDSGIGREMHIIVGQGRLDAMLHAKPEDRRAFIEEAAGVLKHRKRKEKALRKLDAMQTNLNRLTDLTAELRRQLKPLGRQAEVARRAAGIQSDLRDARLRLLADDLHTLRTTLDKEIADESAMRERRQQVEDENHEVQRWLADLEAAHAEDAPLLAAAQDTWYKLSALQERFRSTEQLASERMRHLSATADEERPGRDPEQLVAEAERVREQEQELRDALTEDQMRLAEAIEHRQELERQLHAAEGALRTAAKAIADRREGLAKLTGQVNAARARTEGAAEEIERLAAAHTDAFGRAQAAQAEVDAVAAESTEADRDNADLDARHAEAVAAHDRAAAVAKELSDAERAAEKDAASWKAREEALALGLQRKDGAGALLGKAAEVPGLLGSLASMLTVAPGHEAALAAALGGLADAVALTGIDEAVEAMRTLKIADAGRASLVVAGPAAPGMQGSLDALRPALPDGAVWAPDVIGCPDAIRPALHRALRDVVLVPDLAAATALVAGNAEFRAVTPDGDVLGAYAAAGGSGKQTSYLEVQAAVDEARASREVAEQAIGELAERLAEARAEVAERKQAVDVAAAAKRAAEGERNAAARRLAELGAAARSAQAETERLGAARSKAEAARDGDLTRLAELEERLRLAEATPIDEEPSTEDRDQLAALVPQARQNEMEVRLAVRTAEERVASIAGRADSLLRQATAERQARERAAARRAARARGAQIARAVAMGAAEALQRVAVSLAAAVETRDELARARTAREAELQEVRATAKRLLAELERLTNEVHRDEVARAEQRLRIEQLEAKAAEDFSLDVDTLIGEYGPDQWVPPTQAEVTAAEAAGEPEPSPVPYHRPTQEKRANKAERDLALLGKVNPLALEEFAALEERFKFLSDQLEDLKETRKDLLTVVKDVDDRILEVFTSAFEDTAREFQTVFQVLFPGGEGRLVLTDPEDMLTTGVEVEARPPGKKIKRLSLLSGGERSLTAVAMLCAIFRARPSPFYIMDEVEAALDDVNLGRLITLFHQLREKSQLLIITHQKRTMEVADALYGVTMRAGVTQVISQRLNHPAED is encoded by the coding sequence GTGCACCTCAAGAGCCTGACGGTCAAGGGCTTCAAGTCCTTCGCCTCCGCGACGACGTTGCGGCTGGAGCCGGGCATCACCTGCGTGGTGGGCCCCAACGGCTCCGGCAAGTCCAACGTCGTCGACGCCATCGCCTGGGTCCTCGGCGAGCAGGGCGCCAAGGCACTGCGCGGCGGCAAGATGGAGGACGTCATCTTCGCCGGTACCGCCGGGCGCGCCCCGCTCGGCCGGGCCGAGGTGACCCTCACGATCGACAACGGCGACGGCGCCCTGCCCATCGACTACACCGAGGTGTCGATCACCCGCCGGATGTTCCGCTCCGGCGAGAGCGAGTACGAGATCAACGGCAGCCAGTGCCGGCTGCTCGACATCCAGGAGCTGCTCAGCGACTCCGGCATCGGCCGGGAGATGCACATCATCGTCGGCCAGGGCCGCCTCGACGCGATGCTGCACGCCAAGCCGGAGGACCGCCGCGCCTTCATCGAGGAGGCGGCCGGGGTCCTCAAGCACCGCAAGCGCAAAGAGAAGGCGCTGCGCAAGCTCGACGCGATGCAGACCAACCTGAACCGGCTCACCGACCTCACCGCCGAGCTGCGCCGCCAGCTCAAGCCGCTGGGCCGGCAGGCCGAGGTGGCCCGGCGTGCCGCCGGCATCCAGTCCGACCTGCGCGACGCCCGGCTGCGGCTGCTGGCCGACGACCTGCACACGCTGCGGACCACCCTGGACAAGGAGATCGCGGACGAGTCGGCGATGCGCGAGCGCCGCCAGCAGGTCGAGGACGAGAACCACGAGGTGCAGCGCTGGCTGGCCGACCTGGAGGCCGCGCACGCCGAGGACGCCCCGCTGCTGGCCGCCGCCCAGGACACCTGGTACAAGCTGTCCGCCCTGCAGGAGCGGTTCCGCTCCACCGAGCAGCTGGCCAGCGAGCGGATGCGTCACCTCAGCGCCACCGCCGACGAGGAACGGCCCGGCCGCGACCCGGAGCAGCTCGTCGCCGAGGCGGAGCGGGTCCGCGAGCAGGAGCAGGAGCTGCGCGACGCGCTGACCGAGGACCAGATGCGGCTGGCCGAGGCTATCGAGCACCGCCAGGAGCTGGAGCGGCAGCTGCACGCCGCCGAGGGCGCGCTGCGTACCGCCGCCAAGGCCATCGCGGACCGGCGCGAAGGGCTGGCCAAACTCACCGGCCAGGTCAACGCGGCCCGGGCCCGCACCGAGGGCGCGGCCGAGGAGATCGAACGCCTCGCCGCCGCGCACACCGACGCCTTCGGCCGGGCGCAGGCCGCCCAGGCGGAGGTCGACGCGGTCGCGGCCGAGTCCACCGAGGCGGACCGCGACAACGCCGACCTCGACGCCCGGCACGCCGAGGCCGTCGCCGCGCACGACCGGGCCGCCGCCGTGGCCAAGGAGCTGTCCGACGCCGAGCGCGCCGCCGAGAAGGACGCCGCCAGCTGGAAGGCCCGGGAGGAGGCGCTCGCCCTCGGCCTGCAGCGCAAGGACGGCGCCGGGGCGCTGCTCGGCAAGGCCGCCGAGGTGCCCGGCCTGCTCGGCAGCCTGGCGTCCATGCTGACCGTCGCCCCCGGCCACGAGGCCGCGCTGGCCGCCGCGCTGGGCGGGCTCGCCGACGCGGTCGCCCTCACCGGCATCGACGAGGCCGTCGAGGCCATGCGTACGCTCAAAATCGCCGACGCGGGCCGGGCCTCGCTCGTGGTCGCCGGGCCCGCCGCGCCCGGGATGCAGGGTTCTCTGGACGCGCTGCGGCCCGCGCTGCCGGACGGCGCGGTCTGGGCCCCCGACGTGATCGGCTGCCCCGACGCGATCCGGCCCGCGCTGCACCGGGCGCTGCGCGACGTCGTTCTCGTGCCGGACCTCGCCGCCGCGACGGCCCTGGTCGCCGGCAACGCCGAGTTCCGCGCGGTCACCCCAGACGGCGACGTCCTCGGCGCCTACGCCGCGGCCGGTGGCTCCGGCAAGCAGACCAGCTACCTGGAGGTGCAGGCCGCCGTCGACGAGGCCCGGGCCAGCCGGGAAGTCGCCGAGCAGGCCATCGGTGAGCTGGCCGAACGCCTCGCCGAGGCCCGCGCCGAAGTAGCGGAGCGCAAGCAGGCGGTCGATGTCGCGGCCGCCGCCAAGCGCGCCGCCGAGGGCGAGCGCAACGCCGCCGCCCGCCGCCTCGCCGAGCTGGGCGCCGCCGCCCGCTCCGCGCAGGCCGAGACGGAACGGCTCGGCGCCGCCCGGAGCAAGGCCGAGGCCGCCCGCGACGGGGACCTGACCCGCCTCGCCGAGCTGGAGGAGCGGCTGAGGCTGGCCGAGGCGACCCCGATCGACGAGGAACCCTCCACCGAGGACCGCGACCAGCTCGCCGCCCTGGTGCCCCAGGCCCGGCAGAACGAGATGGAGGTACGCCTGGCCGTGCGTACCGCCGAGGAGCGGGTCGCCTCCATCGCGGGCCGCGCCGACTCGCTGCTGCGCCAGGCCACCGCCGAACGCCAGGCCCGGGAACGCGCTGCCGCCCGCCGCGCCGCCCGGGCCCGTGGCGCCCAGATCGCCCGCGCGGTCGCCATGGGCGCCGCCGAGGCCCTGCAACGCGTCGCGGTGTCCCTGGCCGCCGCCGTGGAGACCCGCGACGAGCTGGCCCGCGCCCGCACCGCCCGCGAGGCGGAGCTGCAGGAGGTACGCGCCACCGCGAAGCGCCTGCTGGCGGAGCTGGAGCGGCTCACCAACGAGGTGCACCGCGACGAGGTCGCCCGCGCCGAACAGCGGCTGCGCATCGAGCAGCTGGAGGCGAAGGCCGCCGAGGACTTCTCCCTCGACGTCGACACTTTGATCGGCGAGTACGGCCCCGACCAGTGGGTGCCGCCCACCCAGGCCGAGGTGACCGCCGCCGAGGCGGCCGGGGAGCCGGAGCCCTCGCCGGTGCCGTACCACCGGCCGACCCAGGAGAAGCGCGCCAACAAGGCCGAACGCGACCTGGCCCTGCTCGGCAAGGTGAACCCGCTGGCCCTGGAGGAGTTCGCGGCGCTGGAGGAGCGCTTCAAGTTCCTCTCCGACCAGCTCGAGGACCTCAAGGAAACCCGCAAGGACCTGCTCACGGTCGTCAAGGACGTCGACGACCGGATCCTGGAGGTGTTCACCTCCGCGTTCGAGGACACCGCCCGGGAGTTTCAGACGGTCTTCCAGGTGCTGTTCCCCGGCGGCGAGGGGCGCCTCGTGCTCACCGACCCGGAGGACATGCTCACCACCGGCGTCGAGGTCGAGGCCCGCCCGCCTGGCAAGAAGATCAAGCGGCTGTCGCTGCTGTCCGGCGGCGAACGCTCGCTGACCGCCGTGGCCATGCTCTGTGCCATCTTCCGGGCCCGGCCCAGCCCCTTCTACATCATGGACGAGGTCGAGGCGGCCCTCGACGACGTCAACCTGGGCCGCCTGATCACCCTCTTCCACCAGCTGCGGGAGAAGAGCCAACTGCTCATCATCACCCACCAGAAACGCACCATGGAGGTCGCCGACGCCCTGTACGGCGTCACCATGCGCGCCGGGGTGACCCAGGTAATCAGCCAGCGGCTCAACCACCCGGCCGAGGACTGA
- a CDS encoding DUF3492 domain-containing protein, whose protein sequence is MRICLLTGGGYPYRRDALGGWCRGLVEGLSQRTFELLTITDREPPGAPAYPLPGNVASARAVVLGRGEPRRGDGDGVAAVLLCRGLMGEPGHADPLFADGLRRLVRHVDADPEGPADDPLGGVSLAEALLDAWKAERSGPPGTDRLPLPRLSLRDARTAATLLRHAARPLGVAAPEVDLVHCVGGTTPLLAALAARWRTGTPMLLTEARAVMGRLRPTEERLSPTVRTVLRRFRHAVARTGYAEAGLIAPLSAYHHGWALRHGASPTRLVPVPAGVDPMDFPAAPEPDTEPALVWAGTGGPDSGIVPLLDGYAAVVAAVPGTVLHLVGVTGAHEDHCAERIERSGLGRAVRLHPLPADPRDRYAAGHVVVHLPGPADPPYTLIEAMMSGRAVVGVDVGPVAETLGDAGVLVPADDPAALAEACVALLREPARRRALGDAARRRALACFTTDRVVRAYDALYTDLAAPPPAPVFELALAVPAPRTARPATLRWLAREQR, encoded by the coding sequence ATGCGCATCTGTCTGCTCACCGGGGGCGGGTACCCGTACCGGCGTGACGCGCTCGGCGGATGGTGCCGCGGCCTCGTCGAGGGCCTGAGCCAGCGCACCTTCGAGCTGCTGACGATCACCGACCGGGAGCCGCCGGGAGCACCCGCGTACCCGCTGCCCGGCAACGTGGCCTCCGCCCGCGCCGTCGTCCTCGGCCGGGGCGAACCCCGCCGCGGTGACGGCGACGGCGTCGCGGCCGTGCTGCTCTGCCGCGGCCTGATGGGCGAACCCGGCCACGCCGACCCCCTCTTCGCCGACGGGCTGCGCCGCCTGGTCCGGCACGTCGACGCCGACCCCGAGGGCCCCGCCGACGACCCGCTCGGCGGGGTGTCCCTGGCCGAGGCCCTGCTCGACGCGTGGAAGGCCGAACGCTCCGGCCCGCCCGGCACGGACCGGCTCCCGTTGCCCCGCCTCAGCCTGCGCGACGCCCGTACCGCCGCGACGCTGCTGCGGCACGCCGCCCGCCCCCTCGGGGTGGCGGCGCCCGAGGTCGACCTCGTGCACTGCGTCGGCGGCACCACCCCGCTGCTGGCCGCGCTCGCCGCGCGCTGGCGCACCGGCACCCCGATGCTGCTCACCGAGGCGCGGGCGGTGATGGGACGGCTGCGGCCCACCGAGGAACGGCTCTCCCCCACGGTCCGCACCGTGCTGCGCCGGTTCCGCCACGCCGTGGCCCGCACCGGGTACGCCGAGGCGGGGCTCATCGCGCCGCTGAGCGCGTACCACCACGGGTGGGCGTTGCGGCACGGGGCCAGCCCCACCCGGCTCGTACCCGTCCCGGCGGGGGTGGACCCCATGGACTTCCCGGCCGCCCCGGAGCCGGACACCGAACCCGCGCTGGTCTGGGCCGGGACGGGCGGTCCGGACAGCGGGATCGTCCCGCTGCTCGACGGGTACGCCGCGGTGGTGGCCGCGGTGCCCGGCACGGTGCTGCACCTGGTCGGGGTGACCGGCGCGCACGAGGACCACTGCGCCGAACGGATCGAACGCAGCGGGCTCGGCCGCGCCGTACGCCTGCACCCGCTGCCCGCCGACCCGCGCGACCGGTACGCGGCGGGTCACGTCGTCGTGCACCTGCCCGGCCCGGCCGACCCGCCGTACACGTTGATCGAGGCCATGATGTCCGGCCGCGCCGTGGTCGGCGTCGACGTCGGACCCGTCGCCGAGACGCTCGGCGACGCGGGCGTCCTCGTGCCCGCCGACGACCCGGCGGCGCTGGCCGAGGCCTGCGTCGCGCTGCTGCGCGAACCGGCGCGGCGCCGGGCGCTCGGGGACGCCGCCCGGCGCCGCGCGCTGGCCTGCTTCACCACCGACCGCGTGGTGCGGGCCTACGACGCGCTCTACACCGACCTGGCGGCGCCGCCACCCGCCCCCGTCTTCGAGCTGGCCCTCGCGGTGCCCGCCCCGCGTACCGCCCGGCCCGCCACGCTGCGCTGGCTGGCCCGCGAACAGCGGTGA
- a CDS encoding Spherulin-4 translates to MKTLFPPYAHPSPELELDAETWLVQERPGERGTAHQVLGRIDLDWGSRSLADVLAAVDAWRGDGVEGLFLDRAPAGPGGVGPVALTIRLAARRGLHRVVLNPGVPTHPLYRDLGVRICTFDGSWTAYQGWAGDGARPGDGHLVHGVPPQLLTAARRLMGRRGAGFGLATDASPPVTEESAEDEADSADSCTTSGS, encoded by the coding sequence GTGAAGACCCTCTTCCCCCCGTACGCGCACCCGTCGCCCGAGCTCGAACTGGACGCCGAGACCTGGCTCGTGCAGGAACGGCCCGGCGAACGGGGCACCGCCCACCAGGTGCTGGGCCGCATCGACCTGGACTGGGGCAGCCGGTCGCTGGCCGACGTGCTGGCCGCGGTGGACGCCTGGCGCGGCGACGGGGTCGAGGGGCTGTTCCTGGACCGGGCCCCGGCCGGGCCGGGCGGGGTCGGCCCGGTCGCGCTGACCATCCGGCTGGCCGCCCGGCGCGGGCTGCACCGGGTGGTGCTCAATCCGGGCGTGCCCACCCACCCGCTCTACCGCGACCTGGGCGTACGCATCTGCACCTTCGACGGGTCGTGGACGGCGTACCAGGGGTGGGCCGGGGACGGGGCCCGGCCCGGCGACGGCCACCTCGTGCACGGCGTGCCGCCGCAACTGCTCACCGCGGCGCGGCGGCTCATGGGTCGCCGGGGTGCCGGATTCGGGCTGGCCACGGACGCCAGCCCGCCGGTCACCGAGGAGTCCGCCGAGGACGAGGCTGACAGCGCGGACAGCTGTACGACGAGCGGTTCATGA
- a CDS encoding sigma-70 family RNA polymerase sigma factor — translation MRDADEFDAFYAASSRRVLGQVYAMTGNRAEAEDAVAEAYLKAWDRWATVRDCDSPEAWVRRVASRNAVSAFRKAVNRLRAHHRDAVGEEVEGLSPDHVALVHALRQIPADQRRVIVLHHLVGLNVAEIAQEVGAPTGTVKARLARGRRAMAEHLTDSDGPATGRVSHDA, via the coding sequence ATGCGGGATGCCGACGAGTTCGACGCCTTCTACGCGGCGTCGTCGCGGCGGGTACTGGGTCAGGTGTACGCCATGACCGGCAACCGGGCCGAGGCCGAGGACGCCGTGGCGGAGGCGTACCTGAAGGCGTGGGACCGGTGGGCCACGGTGCGGGACTGCGACAGCCCCGAGGCGTGGGTGCGCCGCGTCGCCTCCCGCAACGCGGTCAGCGCCTTCCGCAAGGCCGTGAACCGGCTGCGCGCCCACCACCGCGACGCGGTCGGCGAGGAGGTCGAGGGCCTCAGCCCCGACCATGTCGCCCTGGTGCACGCGCTGCGGCAGATCCCCGCCGACCAGCGCCGCGTCATCGTCCTGCACCACCTCGTCGGCCTGAACGTCGCCGAGATCGCGCAGGAGGTCGGCGCGCCCACCGGCACGGTCAAGGCGCGGCTGGCCCGCGGCCGCCGCGCCATGGCCGAACACCTGACCGACTCCGACGGCCCCGCCACCGGAAGGGTGAGCCACGATGCCTGA
- a CDS encoding adenosylcobinamide amidohydrolase — MIAEPVPGSRAEQGRDIPLLVWRLAEPALAISSAVLGGGIGPCGWIVNATVPMSYDRDDPAAHLREIAAGQGLTGPGVGLLTGVDVADVVAADDGEVRLWATVGLSSPIQAAAPGREPGPHAGTVNVVAWVPQRLSDGALVNAVATVTEAKTQAIRELGLAATGTATDAVAVLCPPAGPVASYAGPRAPWGRRLADAAYRAILDGGAANLAGPPSWSDRQGPG; from the coding sequence ATGATCGCCGAACCGGTGCCGGGCTCCCGAGCCGAGCAGGGCCGCGACATTCCGCTGCTGGTGTGGCGGTTGGCCGAGCCCGCACTCGCGATCTCCTCGGCGGTGCTGGGCGGCGGGATCGGACCGTGCGGGTGGATCGTCAACGCGACCGTACCGATGTCGTACGACCGCGACGACCCGGCCGCGCACCTGCGCGAGATCGCCGCCGGACAGGGCCTGACCGGACCCGGCGTGGGGCTGCTCACCGGCGTCGACGTCGCCGACGTGGTGGCCGCCGACGACGGGGAGGTACGGCTGTGGGCCACGGTCGGCCTCAGCTCCCCCATCCAGGCCGCCGCGCCCGGGAGGGAGCCGGGGCCGCACGCCGGGACGGTCAACGTCGTGGCGTGGGTGCCGCAGCGGCTCAGCGACGGCGCCCTGGTCAACGCGGTCGCCACCGTCACGGAGGCCAAGACGCAGGCGATCCGCGAGTTGGGCCTGGCCGCCACCGGGACGGCGACCGACGCGGTCGCGGTCCTGTGTCCACCGGCCGGTCCGGTGGCGAGCTATGCCGGGCCACGCGCGCCGTGGGGTCGGCGGCTGGCCGATGCGGCGTACCGGGCGATCCTCGACGGCGGCGCGGCCAACCTGGCCGGGCCCCCGTCGTGGTCGGACCGGCAGGGCCCGGGGTGA
- a CDS encoding DinB family protein — protein MTSWTAPQAQRDSEPFTGDERPMLEGWLDWHRQTLLSKAAGLTAEQLKTAAVEPSNLSLLGLIRHMTEVERIWFRRRAAGQNVQAAYCAPDNVDGDFDDVANADAAADHAAYLAEITLARTAVADLPLDHEFATPRQPAISLRWVYLHMIEEYARHNGHADLIRERIDGATGD, from the coding sequence ATGACCTCCTGGACCGCACCACAAGCTCAGCGCGACTCCGAACCCTTCACCGGCGACGAACGACCCATGCTCGAAGGCTGGCTCGACTGGCACCGCCAGACCCTGCTCTCCAAGGCCGCCGGTCTCACCGCCGAACAGCTCAAGACCGCCGCCGTGGAGCCGTCCAACCTGTCCCTGCTCGGCCTGATCCGGCACATGACCGAGGTGGAACGCATCTGGTTCCGCCGCCGCGCCGCCGGGCAGAACGTCCAGGCCGCCTACTGCGCCCCGGACAACGTTGACGGCGACTTCGACGACGTCGCCAACGCGGACGCCGCGGCCGACCACGCCGCCTACCTCGCCGAGATCACGCTGGCCCGCACGGCCGTGGCGGACCTGCCCCTGGATCACGAGTTCGCCACGCCCCGCCAGCCCGCGATCAGCCTGCGCTGGGTCTACCTGCACATGATCGAGGAGTACGCCCGGCACAACGGCCACGCCGACCTGATCCGCGAACGGATCGACGGCGCGACCGGCGACTGA
- a CDS encoding HAD family hydrolase: MRRQPAKALLIDLDGVLRRWDPAVPAAVEQKYGLSSGALMSTAFTWDLLRPAVAGELTDAEWMSLVADRLPLSAQDARAAVAEWQTHRGTVDPEVLAFVREARAAGRPVGIATNATDRLRDDLAALGLADEVDLVVSSWELRIHKPAPEYFARAAAAVGLEPQWILFVDDDDRTIRGARAAKLLAYRWSGPDGLPYLRGALGLP; encoded by the coding sequence ATGCGTCGCCAACCCGCCAAGGCCCTGCTCATCGACCTCGACGGTGTGCTGCGCCGCTGGGACCCGGCCGTGCCGGCCGCGGTGGAGCAGAAGTACGGCCTGAGCTCCGGCGCGCTGATGAGCACCGCGTTCACCTGGGACCTGCTGCGCCCCGCGGTGGCCGGGGAACTGACCGACGCGGAGTGGATGAGCCTCGTGGCCGACCGGCTGCCGCTGAGCGCCCAGGACGCGCGCGCCGCGGTCGCCGAGTGGCAGACGCACCGGGGCACGGTCGACCCCGAGGTGCTGGCGTTCGTCCGGGAGGCGCGGGCCGCCGGGCGGCCGGTGGGCATCGCCACCAACGCCACCGACCGGCTCCGCGACGACCTGGCCGCGCTCGGTCTCGCCGACGAGGTGGATCTGGTCGTGAGCTCCTGGGAACTACGCATCCACAAGCCCGCCCCGGAGTACTTCGCCCGCGCGGCCGCCGCCGTCGGGCTCGAGCCGCAGTGGATCCTGTTCGTGGACGACGACGACCGGACGATCCGTGGCGCCCGGGCGGCGAAGCTGCTGGCGTACCGGTGGTCCGGGCCGGACGGGCTGCCGTACCTGCGTGGGGCGCTCGGACTGCCTTGA
- the mutM gene encoding bifunctional DNA-formamidopyrimidine glycosylase/DNA-(apurinic or apyrimidinic site) lyase, with product MPELPEVETVRQGLDTWVTGRTIASVEVRHPRAIRRHLPGDAHFAAVLTGRTVTGVSRRGKYLWLPLDSGDAIVGHLGMSGQLLLQPADAPDETHLRVRFTFTDGGAQLRFVDQRTFGGLAVSEGGAVLPGEIAHIARDPLDPLFSDEDFVAALRRKRTEVKRALLDQTLLSGVGNIYADEALWRARLHGARAADALTGPAARRLLGHVRDVLREAIVAGGTSFDALYVNVNGESGYFDRSLDAYGREGLPCHRCGTAIRREQFMNRSSYSCPRCQPRPRRTPR from the coding sequence GTGCCGGAGCTGCCCGAGGTCGAGACCGTCCGGCAGGGACTCGACACCTGGGTGACCGGCCGGACCATCGCCTCGGTGGAGGTGCGCCACCCACGCGCGATCCGCCGCCACCTGCCCGGCGACGCCCATTTCGCGGCGGTGCTGACCGGCCGGACGGTGACCGGGGTGTCGCGGCGCGGCAAGTACCTGTGGCTGCCGCTGGACTCCGGCGACGCGATCGTCGGCCACCTCGGCATGAGCGGGCAGCTGCTGCTGCAGCCCGCCGACGCCCCGGACGAGACCCACCTGCGGGTCCGGTTCACGTTCACCGACGGCGGCGCGCAGCTGCGCTTCGTGGACCAGCGCACGTTCGGCGGGCTGGCCGTGTCCGAGGGCGGTGCGGTGCTGCCCGGCGAGATCGCGCACATCGCCCGCGACCCGCTGGACCCGCTCTTCTCCGACGAGGACTTCGTGGCGGCGCTGCGCCGCAAGCGCACCGAGGTCAAACGCGCGCTGCTGGATCAGACGCTGCTCTCGGGGGTGGGCAACATCTACGCCGACGAGGCGTTGTGGCGTGCCCGGCTGCACGGCGCCCGGGCGGCGGACGCGCTGACCGGCCCGGCCGCCCGCCGGCTGCTCGGGCACGTCCGGGACGTGCTGCGCGAGGCGATCGTGGCGGGCGGCACCAGCTTCGACGCGCTCTACGTCAACGTCAACGGCGAGAGCGGCTACTTCGACCGCTCGCTCGACGCGTACGGGCGGGAGGGGTTGCCGTGCCACCGGTGCGGCACGGCGATCCGCCGGGAGCAGTTCATGAACCGCTCGTCGTACAGCTGTCCGCGCTGTCAGCCTCGTCCTCGGCGGACTCCTCGGTGA